One window from the genome of Solanum stenotomum isolate F172 unplaced genomic scaffold, ASM1918654v1 scaffold30785, whole genome shotgun sequence encodes:
- the LOC125851952 gene encoding chalcone synthase J-like — protein MVTIDEIRQAQRAMGPATVLAIGTANPSNCYDQSTYADYFFRVTNSEHKTELMNKLKRMCDKSMIKKRHFYLTEEILKKNPNICEYNAPSLNIRQEITIVEVPKLGKEAAEKAINEWGQSKSKITHLVFCTTSGVDLPGADYQLTKLLGLEPSVKRFMMYQQGCYGGGTALRLTKDLAENNKGARVLVVCSELANLVCFRNPNETELEVLVGQALFSDGASAAIIGSDPIMNVEKPLFELVFAT, from the exons CAACGAGCCATGGGGCCCGCTACCGTGTTGGCCATCGGAACAGCCAATCCTTCCAATTGTTACGATCAAAGTACCTATGCTGACTATTTTTTTCGTGTCACTAATAGTGAACATAAAACTGAACTTATGAACAAGCTTAAGCGCATGT GTGACAAATCAATGATTAAAAAGagacatttttatttaactgaggaaatcttgaaaaaaaatcctaatatTTGTGAATACAACGCTCCATCGTTGAATATTAGGCAAGAAATCACGATTGTTGAGGTGCCAAAACTTGGGAAGGAGGCAGCTGAAAAGGCCATCAATGAATGGGGTCAGTCTAAGTCCAAAATTACACATTTGGTATTTTGCACCACTAGTGGTGTGGATTTGCCTGGGGCCGACTATCAACTCACTAAGCTTCTTGGACTTGAACCATCAGTGAAACGATTCATGATGTACCAACAAGGTTGTTATGGTGGTGGCACTGCTCTTCGATTAACTAAGGATTTAGCTGAGAATAACAAAGGTGCTCGAGTTCTTGTTGTATGCTCAGAATTAGCCAATTTGGTTTGCTTCCGTAACCCAAACGAAACCGAACTTGAAGTTTTGGTTGGACAAGCCCTCTTTAGTGATGGGGCATCAGCTGCCATTATTGGTTCAGATCCAATCATGAATGTGGAAAAACCTTTGTTTGAGCTTGTATTCGCAACTTAA
- the LOC125851953 gene encoding uncharacterized protein LOC125851953 has translation MPTSSMADELNSATDLAIGSGSGSVQLIDYHHPLYLSASDGPGSMPVGIQLVGMENYMLWTRAMKNALIGRNKLGFVDGSITRSTYGSALGHFWDRCNAIVVSWLTNNVSRDLLSGIFFRSDAHLIWKELEERFNKINGSRLYALHKEIFTLTQGTHPVSVFYCKLKDL, from the coding sequence ATGCCAACTTCATCCATGGCGGATGAACTCAATTCAGCAACAGATCTAGCAATTGGATCAGGATCAGGATCGGTACAGCTAATCGATTATCATCATCCTTTGTATCTGAGTGCGTCTGATGGACCAGGTTCAATGCCAGTGGGAATTCAGCTTGTCGGAATGGAGAACTACATGCTGTGGACTCGAGCAATGAAAAATGCACTCATAGGGAGAAACAAATTGGGATTCGTAGATGGATCGATCACTAGATCAACATATGGATCAGCGTTAGGACATTTTTGGGATCGCTGTAATGCAATTGTGGTTTCGTGGTTGACCAACAATGTTAGTCGAGATCTACTGAGTGGGATCTTTTTTCGTTCAGATGCCCATCTGATTTGGAAAGAGCTTGAAGAGAGGTTTAATAAAATCAATGGTTCGAGGTTATATGCACTACACAAAGAGATTTTCACATTAACACAGGGGACACATCCAGTCTCTGTTTTCTATTGCAAGCTTAAAGATCTATAG
- the LOC125851954 gene encoding uncharacterized protein LOC125851954, which produces MLSVNQAYALIVQDEGQKLAAISTSSSHEGGSSVFFTSKSSRSKKKNWNSVCDFCHVKGHVREDCFKLMKCDHCGKTGHLIGKCYQLIGYPTDYKVKGKNVQANHANVQQEGLMNVREDDQYKEFKEYNLWKQMG; this is translated from the coding sequence atgttgaGTGTTAACCAAGCATATGCTCTAATTGTGCAGGATGAAGGTCAAAAGTTGGCTGCTATCAGTACATCCAGTTCACATGAAGGAGGATCATCTGTTTTTTTCACTTCGAAGAGCTCAAGATCTAAGAAGAAGAACTGGAACTCAGTATGCGATTTTTGTCACGTGAAAGGGCATGTGAGGGAGGATTGCTTCAAGCTAATGAAGTGTGATCACTGTGGGAAAACAGGACACTTAATTGGAAAATGTTACCAATTGATAGGGTATCCAACTGATTACAAGGTTAAAGGAAAGAATGTTCAAGCTAATCATGCTAATGTTCAGCAGGAGGGACTGATGAATGTTCGTGAAGATGATCAGTACAAGGAATTCAAAGAATATAATCTATGGAAGCAAATGGGATAA